The DNA window acatttgaaacacctaaaacacttaaacataggcttgcaacatgcatatattgtcattgcaacatatgcaacatcacagACCTACTTtggcaacatctagatgaaatactTAAAACACATAGtctgaaacgcctgaaacactCAAAACACAGAACCGTCGGTGGCAGCCATGGCCTACTGGTGTGGAACTATGGTAGCCAGCAAGTTCGGGTTATGGAGCCGCCGAGAGCAACGGCTGGCGACCTCCTCCTGGTGGCGCGGTGCATGTCGTAGCTGAGATAGCCAAGGTGGATGGGGCGTGGCACGGGACGCCCCACGCAACGCGGGATGGAGCCACGGTGCGGCGCGAGATTGGGTCGGGGTGCATCGCGGGATGTGGCACGACGGGGATGGTCGCGACAGAGAGGGGCCGGTGGACGGCAATCGCAGGCGCGGCAGGCGGATGGCGCGGCGGACGCAGCCGCTACGAGCTAACAGCGTGGTGAAAGCTGCCGCTGCGGTTGGGAGTGGGGGATGTTCACATCAGGCAGATGAGTTGGGGAGGCCACGAGAGTAGGGAAATGTTCGCAGCAAGTGAATAAGTTAGGGAGGCCACATGCCCATTGTCTGTTTGGACCCAATCGATGTGCAGGGAACTGGGCGTCCGGATGGATATGCCCGGACGGACGCCCTACCCACAACATTATTGTTCAGACCTACACCACATGCTAGATGCCCCCTGCTAGCGTCCACCATCTCCTCTCCAACAATAACAATAGCATGCCTGCATCACATAGGCGCGGGACGTCAACGGCCCTCTGGACATGTTCGATTAAAAAGTCAGTATCAATGAAACCCTAATTAAGTGCTAAGCATGAATTATGTTCATTGTTAGGCTAATCTAAGATCCTAATGTGAGATTAGTTCTAACGAGAATGAGCTTGGCGGTAGCCAAGCGTACGTGGAGACGACCAAAAAGGCGAATACCCACCAAGGACATGTAATTATGACCTTGGATTATAGAGCTAGCGTGGAAGGTCCGCAATCCTACTCCTCGCCGCCCTGACGCACACTCGACATGGATTTGCACCCATGGATTTGGCCATCTTTGGTGCAAACTGATGCGCAGGGAGGAAGAGGTACAGAAAGAATCGTGGGGAGAGCCAACCAGGGATAGGGGAAGCTAGTGAGGAGAGCCATGGAAGAGAAGCTGGATCCTGTCATGGAGATAGAGTCGGAGACGAGGGCAATGACAAGGGCGTGAGCGAAGAGGCCGGCACTCCCGGTATCAGTCATATTTTTAGTGGAATCTAGGGAGTTGATTTTTATTTTCCGATTGGATCGGTCTGATATACATAGTTTTCTGGTTCATCACAGAAAAATTTGAGTCTTGTGTAACTTATACACCAGTGTTGTTCCAAACAGGCCGAAAATGCTTGCGCGGAAGGGAGGTGCGTGAAAAGCTCTCGATCGGATGATGCCTGTGCTGTGTGCTCTCTTGCCAGCACTGCTCATCGGCGGCGTGACCGGGCACGGGCACCTTGTGGGAGAAATAATTTTGCACCACCATCATCAGGTCTCGCAATGCCTCTGGACATTCTGGGGGGATGCTTGGTGGTGGCGCAGCCCTTCTCGTACGTGTCCTTTGGTGGTGGCAGGCACGGAACTACGCCACTACAGGTGCCCCGACGCGCAAGGCcttcacatgtggagatgtctgggtttttggcatccgacgtcacaacttgctagaaaccttttcaattttttaccacagcctccacatgcgataatacgacgcctcgacaagtttcgtgatttttggacttcatttgcattttatataatttaaaatcacatttccggcaagtacctcgacatgttacgtcaacgagatgctcgagatttcatgtgagttcgtGGATACGACCTAAACATactctaaatatcatgagtatcaatttttggatgaccaaagtccattattccatgtacctgcagttcaaatttgaaatatcccgaaaaattcgacgaaacgaaataaactaatgaaatatataaaaaaagtcaaaattgccccaaattttaaaatagagtttgaaatactgtcacaaggccccagaaaaaaatttgggccaaaaaaaaataaaaaagtttgccgagtgccatggggggcatTTGGTAATGTGGGCTTTGGcgagtgccggcccagggggcactcggcaaagttgatttaaaaaaaaatttgccctAAAAGCCCACCCTAACCCCGCGCGGCCCAACCCTCATGCCCCCAGCCAcgcccgctcccccgcgccccccagccgccgccgcgcccacccccGCCGCTGTCGCACCCTCCCCCTCCACTCTCAGGCTCGTCGCCTCCTCCCCCAGGTGCCGGGATGTGGCGGCGCAGGCCCAGCACCAGCAGGCGGCGGCGTGGGCTCGGGAGGGCGCTGGTGGCTCGAGCTCTAAGGAGGacggtggcgacggcggcggcgtggcagGGACCCGGCGTAGGCCCTGGCACGGGCGGGCCCCGACGTGGCGGCGGCATGGCAcggtagcggcggcggcgcggcgccccAGCACGGGCGCTCTCCAGCGGCCAGCCATAGGCGCAGGGCGAGTGCGCCCACCTCTCCCAACTTCCTCCTCCTCTTGCTGAAGCCTTGGAGGCAGCGGCGGATGTGGTTTTGCTGGCTGCGGGGGCGGCGGCCACGGCTGCGGGGTGCTGCTCCGATGGCGGGGCACGGCCCCTTGGTGCTGCGGTGTCAGGAGGGGCGCAGATGTGGGGTGCTGCTCCCGCGGCGGAGTGCGACTGTGGGGGGCGCTGCAGCAGCGGAAGTTCTTCGGCGCAGTGGATTTTTTTCTTGGTGTTCATCGATCTTCTCCATTTGCTAGAGCGGCGGGAGTGGCAGTTCCTGAGCCCGACGGCGGAGCAGGCTGTGCGCCATGGTCTGGGTGACGCAAAGGACGATACACAATACAAATTTCTTTCAAATTGAATTTTATTCTTGTGTAGCAGATACTGCAGTTCTCATTACTACTGCAACTTTTGTCGATAAGATCTCCATGGGTTAGTCTCATGTTCTAGGTTGATGCCCTATGTGTGACATTGTCCTTTAAGTATTGTCTTGCCTGCAAAATATTGTGTTTACTAAATTGATATTGAGTTCACTGAACTTCTGGCCTCACTATTCTCTATTTTGCTGCAGGTTGACAGGAAGTGCTCTTTTAATTCCAATAACTGAGGTATGCATGAGTTTGAGCTTTAGCTCTGATAACCTAACTGTGCCAATTAATATATCCACCTTCCTCCTATTTCTCTTGTGGTATGATATCAAATATTGTCATAAATGTTTCTTTTAGGTGTTCCTGTGGATTATGCCATATTTGGAGCAATATGTGTCTATTGCCCGCGGTTTATGTATGCTCTTTGTATATAAACATGGTTCTGTTATAGATAGCTCTACTCATTGTTTGTGACTGTATTTCGTCGCATGATAACTCGCTCTTTCACCTGTGTTGGACCTCGCCATTTTTCCTGGACTAATAGCGCCACTGATTCTTGTCTTTGTAGTCCACTCAACAATTACTGTTCTTACGTACTTCTTTAGCTTATACCTCTTTCTGAACCTGCCTGTTCTTTACATTCATAGCACTGTTGATTTCTTACACCTTTACCTTTCTAAGGATCGTTTCCTGAACTGCTTCAGCTCCTCTTGGTTCTTCAGCAAGGATTATCCGCTGTGATCTGTTTTATACTGCTTTTGTTATCAACCACCATTTCTTCGTTGCGGTGCTATTTAGGTAACATTAACTGGCCTTATGTGCGTTCTTTATTTATGGCTTTAGGTAACAATGCCCTGCGTATTCAGACACTTGTTCATAGGCCTCTTGTGCCTTTTGGTTACGAGGAATTTTTTTATCGTTACTTGCCGTGATCTATTATTGCAAACCATTATTGATGTGGCACTACATCTAACGTGATGATCTCACCCTCTTCCCTTATGTTCCTTACTAAAAATTATTTGGGGACAGATATCCTTTAGTCTTCATCATCCAAGTTTTAGAAACTACGGAGTCAGATACCTCTTCAAAGGCCTATTGCGCCTTTTTGTtacaagaattttttttattactTGCAGAAACAAATGTTTGAAAATAGAATAAGCGTAATATATGATAGTAATACATTCCCCTTTTTGTGTTATGTGAGGTGGAGAGGCAATTGGAAAGATGATCTTAAATATACATGTTGACATATTGGATGGTGATTCTGTACTAAAATTGATGGCAGATAACTACTGATTACTATGACACTAACAAAAACAAAGCGTTCTAATTTCTTTGACATATTAGTTGAATGCTTTAAGCTGAAAAATGATTTAGGAAGCATAACCTCGCATTGACCAttatatcttgtattcttgtcgCTTATCAGAAAATTCAAGTTTTAGTTTCTGCCTCAAATTTTGAAATGCACTCCTATTTTTGGTTTCTCAACTTGGATCATATCAGGGCCTGTAAGTATATCAATCTGAAACGAGAATAATTGCCTTTCACCATCTTATTGTACCTGTACTCTACAATGCGTCAGAAAAAAGAAGAGGAAATGGATGATTACTGCTCTCAGGTATTTActatgagagaattccttatttgacaccagacaaatgactcgttccttttttggccctcaaaaaattttcgttccctatttgacaccgagttcaactttcgttccttatacgacactccgtCGGGTTTGCCATCCGTGAACCGttaactgacatgtgggccccaccacccttctcccctTAACTGACATGTGGACACCAGACAAAACAACGGCGGCGCTTGGACGGGGGCGCGTCCCATCCCCGCAGAGCCCATGCCCGCCCGCATCACCGACTTCTGGTGCGTCACCGTGATCCTCGTCGGCGGGGGCGCGCGCGTCTTCAGCCACAGCCACGAGCTGGAGTGGCAGCACCACGCCACGCAGACCTCCACCGCGGGCGGCGCGTTGCGCTCCAGCTCCCGCTTCTTCCGCCACATCATTCGCGCCATCGTCGATCCGGCTGCCGCGGccgccggaggcggcggcggcggcggcgggggcgacgaCGACGCGCGAGCCAGGGCCGCGCTGTTCCAGCGCCAGATCGTCTCCTTCATGAGGCAGCGCGCCTGGCACGCGCCGGACGTGTCGCTGCTCCCCCACACCGGCTGGGTCTTCGTGTCCAGGAAGATCGGCAGGCTGCTCAACTGGCTGCAGGTGCTCTCCTCGCTCGCCTGCGTCGCGCTCTCGGTGATGCGCCTCTGGAAGCACGACTTCGGCGACCCCGACGACAGCCGCAACATGAGGCCGGCGCTCCTGCTCTTCTACACGCTGGCGCTCGTGGAGGCGTTGCTCTTCCTGTTCGAGAAGGCGTACTGGACGTGGAAGGTCTCCGTCTGCAAGCTGCTCCACCAGGTGAGCGATGAGTGCGAGCTGGGCGCGTACGGGCTCGTCTCCCTCAAGCGCTTCTTCTATGACGCCTACTCGCGGTGCATCGCTGGGAGCATCTTCGACGGCATCAAGATGGACCTCGTCACCTTCGCGGAGGAGCTCATCCTCTCGGACTTCCTCGACGAGCAGCTCATCGGCGTGCGCATCCTGCAGCAGTTCGCCAACAGCGAGCGCTCCGCGAGCGACACGCTGCGCAAGGTCGGCACCACCCCGAGGTCCATCGAGCGGGTCGTCGAGATGCTCAACTGGAAGCGCCCCGAAGAGGAGGAGGTGCGATGGTGCGTCGCCGAGATCGTGTCCAAGCTCGCCGGCAAGCGTCAGAACGCGCTCCGGGTGTCCGGCATCCCTGGCGCCATCGAGTCCGTCACGTCCCTGCTCTACACCGGCAGGGGTCCGCCCGTGTCCGGAATGCACCCGCAGCTGCCCGGTGCTCCCGCCGACGACAAGCACGGGGCCTCACCGGCGAGCCGCGGCTACGACCACCTGCCGTTCAACTTGCTGGGCCTGCTCATCCTCAAGAGGCTCGCCAGGGACCATGACAACTGCGGCAAGATCGGGAACGCGCGAGGCCTGCTCGCCAAGGTCATCAACTTCACGCAGGCGTCGCCGGTTCTCCTCCAGAACCCGCACGTGACCGACTCGCAGGTGAGCGCCGTGAAGCGCGCGCTCAAGGTGGTCAAGATGCTCGTGTCCACGACGGGGAACACGGGGAAGGCGCTCCGGGAGAGCGTCGCGGAGAACGTGTTCACGGTGAGCAACCTGCGCGACATACTGCGGTACGGGCAGCAGCACAGGGAGCTGCAGAAGCTTGCCACGGACGTACTGACTGGGCTGGCCATGGACGACAGCGGCAAGGAGGCCATCGTGGCCACCGGAGGCGTCGTCAAGCTGCTGCTGTCGATGTTCTTCAATTCCCAAGAGACGGAACTCGGCTGCGAGGCCGGCGAAGCGCTGGCGATGCTGGTGCTGGAGAGCGAGGCCGGCTGCGCGGCGATACTCAAGCACGCCGACGTGATGGACCAGCTCGTGTCGGCGTTGCAGGACGGCGACGCACGGCGCCTGAACGCGGCGCGGGTGCTGCGGAACCTGTGCGCGTACTCGGGGCAACAGCAGAGGGAGCGGCTGCGCGTGGTGACCAGGGCCCTGCCGGCGGTGCTGAAGGCCACCATGGTGGACAGAGATAAAATACTCGAGGTGTCCGTCGGCCTGACGACGGAGATCTTCAAGTTCATCGACGGCGAGCAGTTTGCCGCCGAGCTGCGCGGCGCCGGCGTGGCGGACGAACGGGCATACGTGGAGCGGCTGGCGAGCATCCTGCGGCAGTACAGGTATCCGGAGATCAGGGTCCCGCGAATGCGACGGTTCGTGGTGCAGCAGGTCATCTGGCTGGTGACGAATTCGGGCGGCCGCGGCGGGTACATTGAGCTCCTCAGGGAGGTGGGCATGCAGCGGCTGCTAGAGTCTATCGCCGACACCACGTCGGAGCTGGAGTGCTACCACGTTTTCTCAGGAAGCGTGGGCATCAGCATGCACCGTGAGAGCTTCTCCGACATCGTGGACTCCGCGcgtggaggtggcggcgccgGCGCAGGCGCGCTCGCGCGGCCAGGGGCGCGTCCCATCCCCGTAGAGCCAGCACCCCGCAGAGCCCATGCCCGCCCACCCCACCCGGATGGACGCATCACCGACTTCTCCCCCGCAGAGCACCCCGCAGAGCCACACGCGGATGCACCCCGTCCAAGCGCCGCCGTCGTTTTGTCTGGTGTCCACATGTCAGTTAAGGGGAGAAaggtggtggggcccacatgtcagttaaCGGTTCACGGATGGTAAACCCGacggagtgtcgtataaggaacaaaagttgaactcggtgtcaaatagggaacgaaaattttttgagggccaagaaaggaacgagtcatttgtctggtgtcaaataaggaattctctcatttACTATTTAAGGCGTAGCGACCTTCTCGTTCTCCATATCAGTAGTCTTAATCTGAAAGTAAGACTGGCGTGCTGTGTCAATTATGTTCCCCCAGGCAAAGGACTTAGGTATACATAATTATTACAGCAAAAAAAAACTTCCGAGTATTTTCCCCCCTACTATATTCTCAAGTTAACTTAATTCCCTTATTGGCAGGCTTTTAGCAACATTTTTGTTAAATATATCACTAGGTGGCATGATGTCAACTTTTGTAAAGACATGAGGCCACTCGCGATGCTCGAAGGCTCTAATCAAACTGCTCTAAAGATTAGTGATTGTTTTGTCAAACTTTTGGTGTATTGTTTTACTAATATTTATGCCGCAAGAACACAGTTAGAAGCACTTGATTTGATTGCTA is part of the Miscanthus floridulus cultivar M001 chromosome 9, ASM1932011v1, whole genome shotgun sequence genome and encodes:
- the LOC136480254 gene encoding uncharacterized protein, translated to MPARITDFWCVTVILVGGGARVFSHSHELEWQHHATQTSTAGGALRSSSRFFRHIIRAIVDPAAAAAGGGGGGGGGDDDARARAALFQRQIVSFMRQRAWHAPDVSLLPHTGWVFVSRKIGRLLNWLQVLSSLACVALSVMRLWKHDFGDPDDSRNMRPALLLFYTLALVEALLFLFEKAYWTWKVSVCKLLHQVSDECELGAYGLVSLKRFFYDAYSRCIAGSIFDGIKMDLVTFAEELILSDFLDEQLIGVRILQQFANSERSASDTLRKVGTTPRSIERVVEMLNWKRPEEEEVRWCVAEIVSKLAGKRQNALRVSGIPGAIESVTSLLYTGRGPPVSGMHPQLPGAPADDKHGASPASRGYDHLPFNLLGLLILKRLARDHDNCGKIGNARGLLAKVINFTQASPVLLQNPHVTDSQVSAVKRALKVVKMLVSTTGNTGKALRESVAENVFTVSNLRDILRYGQQHRELQKLATDVLTGLAMDDSGKEAIVATGGVVKLLLSMFFNSQETELGCEAGEALAMLVLESEAGCAAILKHADVMDQLVSALQDGDARRLNAARVLRNLCAYSGQQQRERLRVVTRALPAVLKATMVDRDKILEVSVGLTTEIFKFIDGEQFAAELRGAGVADERAYVERLASILRQYRYPEIRVPRMRRFVVQQVIWLVTNSGGRGGYIELLREVGMQRLLESIADTTSELECYHVFSGSVGISMHRESFSDIVDSARGGGGAGAGALARPGARPIPVEPAPRRAHARPPHPDGRITDFSPAEHPAEPHADAPRPSAAVVLSGVHMSVKGRKVVGPTCQLTVHGW